From the genome of Notolabrus celidotus isolate fNotCel1 chromosome 5, fNotCel1.pri, whole genome shotgun sequence, one region includes:
- the LOC117813197 gene encoding uncharacterized protein LOC117813197 yields MAPMEWKPRIQKRSGRYQKLTMEETPPRLILKGHETYDDLVNTGKNSFRPDEIEGSEFTLCHVDGTRWTKEDFHQEFQTVTDITTPWKRTLYIGRRDIEVVCLGDGSCTSDEIPETGVNDCESGDLDEIPETGVAQDKDFHPEPPSSEEFRSVRARKKSQSQVVGSSTGGAVGRAAPGEKTAVEGDAVSGHGMNHPESSLTLAPNLPSLYLPRVPYVDRTMIKYNEDDPLGEGTLGKVYRGSFQGTPAAVKKIALSSGGTDSRDIQHEINVSLRLSHPNIVRLMAVARTESCYLLATEYVHGASLE; encoded by the exons ATGGCTCCCATGGAGTGGAAGCCTAGAATTCAGAAAAGGTCTGGACGCTACCAAAAATTAACAATGGAGGAAACTCCTCCCCGACTCATTCTAAAAGGCCATGAAACATATGATGACCTGGTCAACACAGGCAAAAATAGTTTCAGGCCAGATGAAATTGAAGGGAGTGAGTTCACCCTCTGCCATGTTGATGGGACCAGGTGGACCAAAGAGGACTTCCACCAAGAATTTCAAACTGTGACAGATATTACAACTCCATGGAAAAGGACCTTGTATATTGGCCGGAGAGATATAG aAGTCGTGTGTTTAGGAGATGGAAGTTGCACCTCAG ATGAAATCCCTGAAACTGGAGTGAATGATTGTGAAAGTGGTGATTTAG ATGAAATCCCTGAAACTGGTGTGGCTCAGGATAAG GATTTCCATCCTGAACCGCCAAGCTCTGAAGAGTTCCGATCAGTGAgggcaagaaaaaaaagccaatcACAGGTAGTAGGGTCATCTACAGGTGGAGCTGTAGGCAGAGCAGCCCCAGGTGAAAAGACAGCAGTGGAGGGAGATGCAGTTAGTGGACATGGGATGAATCACCCTGAATCATCCCTGACCCTGGCTCCCAATTTACCATCAT TGTATCTGCCACGTGTTCCATATGTGGACAGGACAATGATAAAATATAATGAGGATGATCCACTGGGGGAAGGAACCTTAGGTAAGGTTTATAGAGGCTCCTTTCAGGGTACTCCAGCAGCAGTAAAGAAGATCGCACTCAGCTCTGGAGGAACAGACAGCAGAGACATACAACACGAGATAAACGTGTCCCT GAGGCTGTCTCATCCCAACATTGTCAGGCTTATGGCAGTAGCCCGCACGGAGTCCTGCTATTTGTTGGCGACAGAGTATGTACATGGAGCAAGCCTGGAATAA